From Mycobacteriales bacterium, the proteins below share one genomic window:
- a CDS encoding GGDEF domain-containing protein — protein MDHSRRGKGVAPARPPDRTSELAERARSSAWLIVVTALVVVPAWSAFDLVLEPDNARAFITLRAVCELPALVGAWLLRRHPGPRRPELVAVAVLCVVQCEIAWMVSRASSNREFYLLGFTLALYGSGLLLTGGARWTLLLVGVSVAAFALCVLLAPEAVAGSELVAAATYLGTSGVISVLAHVQRDRLTRREFESRARLEQEQLVSRDLLVRLEQQSHEDPLTGLANRRRWDEQLVAQCERARETGEHLAVVLLDVDHFKSINDRLGHAAGDEVLRRVSAVLVQRSPSGSVVARLGGDELALLLPGMDERAASALAERVRTDVRATALVGGSRVDVGVSQGVAAARGQAASVTALMSLADSELYRAKKDRDSVCSSRVPDLAIVPSPRGHLRSTTG, from the coding sequence ATGGACCACTCCCGTCGCGGCAAGGGCGTGGCTCCTGCGCGCCCGCCGGACCGGACCTCGGAGCTCGCCGAGCGCGCCCGGTCCAGTGCCTGGCTGATCGTGGTGACCGCGCTCGTCGTCGTCCCTGCGTGGAGCGCGTTCGACCTCGTGCTCGAGCCCGACAACGCTCGAGCGTTCATCACCCTGCGCGCCGTCTGCGAGCTTCCCGCGCTGGTCGGCGCGTGGCTGCTCCGCCGGCACCCAGGACCGCGGCGTCCCGAGCTGGTCGCCGTCGCTGTCCTCTGCGTCGTGCAGTGCGAGATCGCGTGGATGGTGTCGCGCGCCAGCAGCAACCGCGAGTTCTACCTGCTGGGCTTCACCCTCGCCCTCTACGGCAGCGGCCTGCTGCTCACCGGTGGGGCGCGCTGGACGCTGCTGCTCGTCGGCGTCAGCGTGGCCGCCTTCGCGCTCTGCGTCCTGCTCGCCCCGGAGGCCGTCGCCGGCTCGGAGCTCGTCGCGGCCGCGACCTACCTCGGCACGTCCGGCGTCATCTCGGTGCTCGCCCACGTGCAGCGCGACCGCCTGACGCGCCGCGAGTTCGAGAGCAGGGCCCGCCTCGAGCAGGAGCAGCTCGTCAGCCGCGACCTGCTGGTGCGGCTCGAGCAGCAGAGCCACGAGGACCCGCTGACGGGCCTCGCCAACCGACGGCGCTGGGACGAGCAGCTGGTCGCGCAGTGCGAGCGCGCCCGCGAGACCGGCGAGCACCTGGCCGTCGTCCTGCTCGACGTCGACCACTTCAAGAGCATCAACGACCGACTGGGGCACGCCGCGGGCGACGAGGTGCTGCGGCGCGTCAGCGCCGTGCTCGTGCAGCGCTCCCCGAGTGGCAGCGTCGTCGCGCGGCTCGGCGGCGACGAGCTCGCACTGCTCCTGCCGGGGATGGACGAGCGCGCTGCCTCCGCTCTCGCCGAGCGGGTCCGCACCGATGTGCGCGCCACGGCCCTCGTCGGCGGCTCCCGCGTGGACGTCGGGGTCTCGCAGGGCGTCGCAGCCGCGCGCGGCCAGGCGGCCAGCGTGACCGCGCTGATGAGCCTCGCCGATAGCGAGCTCTACCGCGCCAAGAAGGACCGCGACAGCGTGTGCTCGTCGCGCGTGCCCGACCTCGCCATCGTGCCGTCTCCGCGAGGACACCTCCGCAGCACGACGGGGTGA